CTCGTGCTAACCGTCTGATGATGAAGTTTGTGGACGCAGAATATATATGTGTCCCTGCTTTAGTGTAGTGCCTCACAAAAGCCTTtcttggagtttgcaagtgttttttttgGCTACTTTACAAGCAAAAAGCGCTTCGACAAGTGTCTAACAAGAAGCTCAAATCAAAAatgttgtctttgtttgtgaaaaacaaattaCTGACTCTTCGCTGTTAGCCTTGTTATTTCTCCCATTAGTAACTGTtgctttgctgctgctgtgtgacgCAGTGAACAGAGATATAGTTTAATAGATCAAATGGTTGTCAGTCTCTTTTGAGTTACAACTGGCTGATCCTTATGATTGATGAACACTCGTGCATCGATAAGGTTCATAATTGTACGTTtcagtttaaatgtaaaaaggATAAACCTCTATTGCATCAAACTGATCTTTGGTGCTTCTGCACTGTGATTTCCTTCTTATTGGCCAGCTTTCAGTATATAAAGGCACTGAACTATTACTGATTTTTGGACTTAAAAAGGAATGCAAcaatatcaaaaaaaaaaaaaaaaaaatacaaaaatcaaaaacaaaaactcacacACCATAAAAAGTTAGGAGATGAAAACCAAGCCAGTCTATTGAAGtctgtgcacgcacacacacacacacacacacacacacacacgtttctcCCTCCTCTCACACTGTCTACCCACCTGCACCCAGAGTGCTTCTGCCACCTCATCTATAATCGTTCCCACCTCCCGAAACTCTCCTGAGTACTTCACGTAACCCCAGGCACAGAGCGACAGCAGCGCCACGCCCATGACCAGGTTAGCCAGTGTGGCTAAGGTGCTCAGGCCGATGAAACCCGTCACTCCAGACACCACATAGGTGATGAACATGACAGCGAAAAGCGTGGCAGGGGTGCGTGCTGCGTAGAAGATGTTTTTGCCATCGTTCTGCTTGGTGAGGTTGGTGTAGGTTTCCTCCAGCTCTGACTCCAGCTGATTCTGGTAGCGCTGGCAAAACTCCTTGCCCCCCATTTTCTTCACAGAGCGGAAGTAAGACACAGAGTAATCGCGGATCTCCTCGTGGCAGCGCTTCAGGTCAGCCGGGGCGACGTAAGGCTTGTCCCCACCGCAGACCTGCAGGGAGGGGGAAATGATATCAGGAGAAATATCAGGAGTCTTTCCTTCTAAATTTTTATTCCTAAGTAGTATGAAATGCCAAGTCATTCTGTTGGTTTGTTGGTACCTTATTACATTTAGATTGCTTTTACACAGGAAAATCTTTACTGTATTTTCCTGAGTCAGTCATGTAAAATTAGTCAGCAAGATAGTTTTCATATACTTAATGCATCCATGCAAATACTTGACTGCGATACTATGAAAATTAGATCCATCAGAATTACCAGCACTCAAAGTACACCactgtgaaaaggaaaaaaaaaaaaaaaaaaaaaaaaaaaggaaggacactgcagtgatttactgaaacatgGTCAAACGTACATAGAAATGCATTGATAAGGCAAAAGCAGAGTTTGTCCAATTCTAATGAACTCAAGTTAACTTTATTATTCCCtgtgaggggttttttttctatccaggtacactcttactgcactggcagtgtctCAGGGACTATTGTCAGGCTGGAAAATGTAGCCTGAAACTTATTGCCCAAAATGCCAGGTGATTATCAGGTAGGAAGCGCAGGTTGATTAATCAGGCAGTGATATTCCCTAATTTGCTCCCTGGACCTGGGCACCTTTTACACTTCATTCATGATGAATGTCAGGGATAAACCGGTCCTTACCTGCTCCATTTTCTTGCTGTACAGGTCTTTGGCTCCTGCCACAGCTGTCAGGTTGTTGGCCTCTGCTGTTGCCtatcaaaaaatgaaaagacaaGAAGACTGAACACAACCCTAATCAAAACGAGATGACTTAAAAGATTCCCAATTACTGACCTGCAGCATGGTCTTTGGGTGAGGCAGCTCCTCTCCTTGGTAGATCTTTATGTAAGCCtgcaggaaagaaaaataaggCACACCATCACAAAAGTGTTTCTTTAGTTAACACTCTGGCAGGTAGGTGAATTAACAAGTACTCCAAGTAAAAGGCTGATGTtatctttaaaaatgatttaatactgCAAAAACCCCTAAATAAAATTTAATGCAAGTATGACTTGGCACACTTATTTTGGAAAGTTGGAGAAATGTAATCTGATGACAAAGAACTGAATACTTTTGTCAGTGAGACCACAGTTTACCAAAAGCTCTGGATAGCTGTGTGTCGTTTATTCACTCTCAAGCTTTTGTgatttatcaaaaaaaaaaaaaaaaaaaaaggcagaagggTGTACAATTTGAAGCTTTGTATTTGTAGTGCAGGATGTCAGTATGAAAAGCACTGGAATCATTTGTGCAAGCAGCTGTAACCCTGAGACCtctgtcttttttaaatgtaattttatctTAACAACAATAGGTCATATTTTGGTCATAGActggtatttatttaaaattatgcacCACCTTGAAGTACTCCAGAAGATCTTTGCAGGTGACCTTGTTGCCTCCGATCTCTTTCTCTACCAGCTGACTCGGCGCCAGAAGAAGAGGCACGAGCTGGGCCAACTCTTTTTTGAACTCTTCATCGATGTCTAAAACATGGAAAGTTGTGTAATTTCAGTCCAAAGTGCTTTGGCAACATAATCCTAGAAGTAAAACTTGGCACTCTGAAGACATGTTGTAATTCTCCTTTTATCGATATTAGTAAGGGTTAGGACAGCTATCATTTTTGAAGTTAGAAATGCCACTCAAAGAATCCTCTCTCTCAAGTTTCTGGTTTTAAGCCTGACAGGGACAATGCCATGCATAAATCCAATGGCGACTGGTTGAAAAACTGCCATGAACAAGAAAGGGAGTGACAGCAGAGTTGAAACTGGCTGAGGTCAACATATAGGCACCAATCTGCAATGTTTTGAGCAGGCTCTGTGTACAACCAGCACCTACCACATCTTTAGCCATTAGTCTACATTACTACTGTTGCCTTGTTCTCACCTCTCAGCCTGCCGTCAAATTTTGGGTTAGTAGCCACCTTCAGGCCAGGATGTGGCAGCAGGAAGCAGTTGATGTTGGAGAAACAGTGCTGGATATGATTTCTCACATTCTGCAACTCTTCATGTTGATTATGTTTAACCTGCAtcgacacacacagtgaaaatgTGAGCTTGTTACtgactttttgtgtttttcaagaAGAGATGCGCCATCCATAACAGGAACattgataacagggttcttgctgatcggagctggcttggccctggcttatcgaagaattaaggaagcggaaccggctgttcaaacccccacaaggctgcccgctgggattgaaacgatgggacgaggcgtgagtttctcgaaaTGGGTCATTGAGCGCAGCACAGATGagatcttggagaaccgcacggctgccgtgaatactcagaacaagacctctgagtgcaaactgattacatctggaggggctcgctcggaataacacctTTGGGCACAAATTGATCACATCTTGGCAAgtgcactgcggtcgtgagttctcagaacctgctctttgaccacaagaatgacaacaccacggaacgtaagtttggataacatcatagaaagctcacggctctccaacgggagattgagagaccagtgttggactgttagaacagctttgaaattcttatgagttgttcgcactaaagtaaaaatcatCATTTTATGGGGagaccccttcggcgccagctgtgggctcaaggctggagctgaacaacaacacccagataacgactgtgttgagactgttcttcccattctatgcaaggccacctgggttggctggaagactgtttacttagcctggcagggcgaaggacactgtctcagctgaactctggacacacacacacagatatacactcatcccccctccaaacgccttcgacgatTATTCCCTTctgatgctgacggtggatcatggagcccggatgtactgtctacattggatgtctcttaccctttacccacccctgttgcttgtcatgtgtttctttggtgtattaagagtttttttcatgtgctatgtgcagaggtgtttttttctgttctcaaactgatctccctgttggagctcagtctggggggagttatttttttctccttatctttcctcatgttgtgcttttccatgttatacccctctgacctgtcttccccatgtgatgtttgtttaatgtatgtatggtcggatgggtaagacggcgctggcacggctggcagccttaacccaatttccctcgggatgaataaagtataatcaatcaatcaacatTGTTAAAATTATTTGTGCTGCAGGAAGCAATAATCAATGTGTGAACATCAGGATATGGTATCGTAGGTTTCTTCTGTCTAGAAGCCTGTATCCTCCaacacttttttcccctttacttTCTGAATCTGCGTTGAAATGTAATTCTCACCTGCAATCTTTTATCCAGAAATTCATTGCCTCCTTTCATTCCATAACAGTATTCATAAGGAAAACACCAATCCCGAATGAGGAACATTAGAGACTAAAAGACAAAACCAACAGAACACATACTCAGAGAATGTCTTTGATTTTatgaaaaaactaaacaaaacaacaacattgtaactgaaataaattaggctatttttattcatttaatttttttttacttttacctgTCCACGCTACATTTGTTTTCAGTCAAAGGGCTGACTCAAACCTCAAACATACATACACCGTGAATTGCAACAAACACACAGCGAACAGAAAAAGCCAGTACCTGGAAAGGTTTCTCGGACACCTCTTCCATTGCAAGACGGCCATATTCCGTGAAGAGCTTCATATGAAAGGAATAATAAATGACGATGAAAGAACTGAATATTCTGATGGTATTTTTTGGTGAGAGAAGAAACAAAGTGACACAAACCTGGAGGTGCTGCAGGTCATCCTCTTGTATGTTTGAAGAGAGATTGTACAcctgaaagaacaaaaaaaaaaaaaaaaaaacaacttaaatgtAATGCAAGACTTACGTCTtaatatgttaaaataaatatgcaaatatattATATTCAAAGAAAAGACATGCTTTGAGTATCACCTGAACAGAGCTGGTCATTGTGCTGAGGGCAAAAACTGTAGCACTGTCCTTTATGGTAGACTGACTGTCAAATGCTCCTTGTGTGTCAACAAGGAGCACAGCAACCTGTCGGGATGAGATTAAACAAGTTCAAGGCACATTCAGCACAAGTTTGTGTCGAAACGTTTGAAAATTCATTaacaaaagattaaaataaCTGTTCATGATAAATATGTCTGGCGAGGAGTGGGGGGTGTTGTATCTACCTTGCTGCCATCAGGCTTCTCCACCACAAACACTTCACTCCAGACCTGAATTCCTGTGGTTTCCCTCTCACACCCTCCTCTCCAGGTGAACCCAGTCAGGGGCTCATCATTACCTCCTATCCATGAGTCTTTATCCTGAAAAGGAAAGATTCAAGATGAGACAGAGAAGGGAACAGAGGGAGATGAAAACCAAGGTTGTTTCTCATCTAGATCCATGTGAATTCCTGTCTAAGACTGGGAGAGGatgaaagataaaaatgaaaattgcaCAGGTACACTGCCCAATGGGGCCGATCCCGAGGTCTTTTGTCAGTGCAGTGTGTAACGTTTCTGGGATGGTGCATGTAAGACTAATGCAGTAtgccaaatgaaggaaaagcaACCAAAGGTTAATCACCATCAACATGTTTTATACCATCTATGATGATTACAGCAACACGTTTCAACTAAACATTGTTCAAAGAGAAAAGCTGAACaaacagatgaataaaaatgatttctTAATGTAGAATTTCACATAATATATTTTTGCCAGCACAAACTTCAATTAATGGTAACTCTTTGTGACAATGAATGTTTATCCCACTGACCACAAATAGGAAATGCAGCTTCAAAGCAAATGTGTGATTTAAAGGTCAGAGTACTGATTCCCCATTAGTACATATCTGTGCTGTGTCCAAGTGTGATGTGATGACAGATAATAAATACCTGCAGACAATACCCCCTGtaataaaaagggaaaaaaaagctgcacaCACTTATTACGTCTAGTGGTAACATTAAGTCATGAATAAACTTGAATTAATTATCAATAACTTCATGAATGCCCATGTTCATGCCCAACAACTTTGAGAAATACCATACTTGCAACACCCTTTTGTATTTCCTGGTATATGTTCACGTGTGTGTTATTTGAAAATAAGTGTAAGGTGATCCTGACTGCTTCTGTGTGTCCAACTGCTGTTAGAGGGGCTCAAAGACTCGCCGTTTACACTTCTATAGGAAATAAACAAGATACTGTGCTCACGTGGACCGTGTGGACCTCACTGGAAATCTTACTCTCCTGGTTCAGCAAGTATTTCAGTACAAAATCAAAACTGGAAGCACTTGTCTTTGCTCGTCACCTGTGCATGCAAGTACTAGTTGAAGTATCCTCTGCTGTCCTTGTTCATTTCTACCTAATTTCACAATCTCTACTGACTGAAAATGTTACTCAATAGTCACCCTTTGAGCAAGGATAAACTCTTATGTTTACTTAGCTCATGTAAACACATCTTGGGTTCAAAATTAGCACTAATGTATATCTCAGCTCAGTGAAACTGTGTACAAATGAAAGTAGTAAATTTTATATATGAGGAGACATCAATTtgactgtctttatttatatctaAAGAATATCTTTAATGCTCCGGGTTGTACCAATATGATTAAAGAATGATTCTTTAACAACAACGGGTCTGACACAGTGTACTTTAATGAGCTTATCCCAGAAGTCATAGGGAAAGGGGTGGGTTACAGCCTGAACAGGTCTCCAGTGTATGTCCAGGACTAATACAGAAAGACACATTCATTCATGTTCTCATACTCTATGGCCAGCTTAGAATTACttccatgtctttggactgtgggaggaagccagaacaGCCACACGGgctgagagaaaaagatgcaaacctcagacagaaagagacagcTCAGAAATGCATGTTGGTcgacatttctttaaatatttggaAAATGTAATGCAACTAATATTTGtacctttaaaaacttttttttttttttttttaaatccctacTACAGAAAGTGTAAATACAACAGTCGTCTCACCCGGTTGTGCATGTAGCGCAGCATGAAATCCAGCAGGAAGGACTTTCCCTTCCTAAAGGCTCCAGCCACAGACACAACAACCACGTTCAGGTCCTTCACATGTTTCTGCAGCAGGACTTCCTCCAGTGCCGTGGCGTTCAGCTCAAAGTTGTGCTCATTTGCCTCGACAATCTGGATGGGTCTGGccacttttttctcttccaCAGGCTGAAGACACAAGTTTGCAGACAGTCAGGTTTGTCAGGGAGGTTCAGGTGATGTCTGTAGAGACCCTCAAAGAACTCACAGTTGGTCACATTATTCTCCTTTGTGTTACTTACGTCAAACATTTATAAAagtattgttatatttacatATCCTAAATCTCATTAATAGACTAATATGGTAGAAAACAGATCAAACCTTCACATCTTTTTCTTGACTCCCTTCCTTTGGTTGGGGGGTGGGACTGATATTTTTGCCCAAATCCATGGTTCTGGGAAACAAATCATTGTCATCTTCAGATTTCGCTTCAGGTTTTGGAGCCTTGCGTTGGGAAATGGTGCAATCTTTGAATCCATTGACACCTTTAGAGCCTAAGACCAAGTGGAGATAAAAAGCTAAAATTAAAGTGGTTACATAACACCATGCTAGGTGATAAAAGATAAAGTGAGAAACGGGACTTTTGCGGCCAGCTTATTTTCTAAGGAAAAGCTTACTTCCTTATTTCTAAGGAAAAACCTTTAACATAATAACTTCCTTTAGACTACTGTTCTGTAAAgctagagagaaaaaaaaagaaatgccacATGGATCAAACTAAAGACGGGACTCTTTCCATCTTTGTGTATTGGGCTAAATACTGCTATCCACTCTGGTTCCCTTCATCTAGGTCAAGCTCTAAAATAGCTTTGTGTTGAAAATCACAAAGGGCCAGGAAAAAACATGACAAGTAAAGTAAGTCAGCAGGACAGTGCTTTTAGTGTTCTTCTCAGCCTTTTCCCCCCCAATTTCTGTAAATATTTACTGCTAACTCTTAAAACCCTTTCCTTAAAAACTGATTTCTTCCTGTATCATTGGCATAAAGGCAGTAAACATGAGTTTGATGAACTTCAAAATCTATTATTTACAGATGAATGGCTTCTTGCATCTTTGAATGACATACAAAATCATCTTTTAAAACAATAACAttatcattttttcttttaaagattcAGAATATTCACAGgtaaaggctaaaatgacacTATTTAAGTATACACTTCACTGTGTacttaaatataaattattgacaGCCTATGAAACAGGTTGGGTTACAAGTATTAACCTTGCTCATTCAAATATTTACGCGATTAGCCATTCATACCAAGTTGTCTCAGTCACATCTGTCACAAGATTCAAATGGCCTGTCAGGAAAGCAACGTGACCAGTCTCTTCTAATTTGCTTGGCATTCTTGATAAGTACATGACCTCCATCGAAGTCCtgatatttacaaaaaaagctCCTGCTTCATAGACACCATCAAGATACACAGCATTTATCAGGAGTAACAAAACTGACAATACAAGATAAGACATCACAATTATGAAAGTGGAAGGTTATGCATTACTAGTGTGtttaactgaaaaacaaatggaGGAATTATACACAACTTCTTCTATTCATGACCACAAGCTGTGTCATTAGTCATTTTACAagaaatttatttataaaagaagCGCTATCACTTATGTATAACATGAATTTCAGTCAAACATTTTCACTAAACAAGAAAGTCAAGTCTTGAAATTAATAGTCTGTTTTGTGAGTCCGTGGCCTCTTACGGAAACTGAGCATGTTTTTAGATAAAGTGGAAatcctaaagaaaaaaaaaagttgtgcaAGTACCGGTAGAGCATGTacacaaaagattttttttttttttttttaaatcaagaaaAATGCCAAAATTGAATTATTTGCTGTTCTTCAAATGTGAGAATATGCAGATTTtaaaagaatattaaaaaaaaaaaagggaaataaatatttttgaaaatgacTTTGGTAACAGGTCTTTTCTCAGGGAAACAAAGCCAATCAGGAAATATTCAGAGCACATGACCAGAACATCAGCTAACAGAGGGCTTCAGTTGTGACAGTTGTGTTCACTGCTGTGCTGCCAGCAGTGAACACCGCCAGCACAGAACAGTTGGCGTGCTTTAGAGAATATAAGCAGCTGCAGCAAGGAAAGCAATGGTGGAAAGCAACAAAGgtgattattctttttttaagagcGTACTAAAAACTAGCACAGATCAGCAGCCATTCGGACGGTTATTGTTAGATTGTGAAATACACAAATAATAGAAATAACTTCTTGCAGAACTTTTAAAGCAACTAAGGAGCAGTATTTCCTGTGAGAGACACCCATTAAGTGTGGACTTAGGGTGTAAGCTTAACTTAACtacattttaaatgttcaaaATAAGTTTTATAACCAAGTTTTTCCTAGCTCAAAATTGGATTTGGGAGTGGCTTTGCATGCAAGCGTGATTGACCAAATATCGTGGAAGCAAAGAATGTGTCCTGCCTTACTTAACTGAACCTTTTTCCTGTTATATTTGTCTACCTAATTCTTTACTTCTATAATAAATTTCTATATGTACCAAAGTAAAGGAAAGGGAAAATTTCTGAAATATATAAGATTGTAGAAAGTTCTGTGGTAATGGGTAAAACTTTTCGAATGGTGTGATACTTGGACTTCTAAGCTCCTCATCTATGATGTcttgcttcttttctttctgtaataTTCTACTTCTACTAATAATGTGGATCTTTGGACTTTACCATTAGTCTAATATTTTGAAACCTCACGCTAGGTTTTTCAGGGTTCAACAACACTGTTTTTCAATGTTTTCTCACAAAGGAGAAGCCAACaatcaatttaaaaataaataaataaataacctgaagatagagctgggcgatagaacgataacgatatgtactGCGAAATAAcattttctcgatagaaaaattaaactattgcgataggcctcaactctcttgtcctcttaaaaaaaaaaaaaaaaaagcacagccaatccaaattaagtagcgcagagccgaaccaatcacagccgcagcgtcacgtcacgtgacttgttacgtacagcacaagtgccaaggcgcacatgtgtatttgtttttgcagccgggctgcccagataatggaggaaatgagtttgccgactagagaaaaatcaaccgagagcgtgagcgaaggttaccgaagaaaaaaccgatgatggttccaatgccggagagattgtcgaacggaagggccatagaagttccgtagtgcgaaggtatttcggctatttcaagtctgacaaaaaacagagtagcgcgcactgtaaattgtgccgaaagcaagtctggaaatacaataaaccggtgcatgctcaatctctgactgaaagcgctaattcgtcattcggcttttgtcagactaaagtcactgttaaaactgtttgaaaagctaagctatacaacaaggagagattgagaatttccttttagttctcagtttatttgatattgacaaaagttaatcaattttgtctgttcttctgtaaaacaaactaagatttatttttagaattaatattttgtttctaagtggaattgacaatttagtagtctgttttgtttgttctattttgaaacttaaatgctttagcggctgccttttgtgtagtttgcaatatttgcctttatttatctgaaactgaagtctcacgttccttaagtacatctaccctgttgaacttattatgggaaataaatatttaaatcaaaacaagctgcagattatttcacattttacttgtgagcaacggcacatttaaatcttaccaatatagttatttggcttatatcgtgatatatatcgttatcgcctgaaatgaaaaaacatatcgtgatatgaaaaaatcttatatcgcccagctctacctgAAGATTAATTATAGCTGTCTAACAGTTTAAGCTTTTGAGAACATCAGGTGATATTTCTTAAGAGAACAACTGTAAATAGGACACCCAAAGACCCCCTTGGAGCTGCAAACGGGCCACAGCGGTGTTGTAAGCACAGGGCAGTTACAGTAATCTCCTCTGCACACAAATTAGCCCTGAGCATTTCCTTACTCCGTGGCACTGCAGGTTTCCATCAAGACCAAAGCAACACTTAGCAGAATGAAGTGGCACAGACTGCAGAGACCTACACAAAGACACTATTCTG
The Pelmatolapia mariae isolate MD_Pm_ZW linkage group LG13, Pm_UMD_F_2, whole genome shotgun sequence DNA segment above includes these coding regions:
- the LOC134639787 gene encoding atlastin-2-like isoform X1, yielding MAAESGLVNRTHLENNYSHGLDGKGSKGVNGFKDCTISQRKAPKPEAKSEDDNDLFPRTMDLGKNISPTPQPKEGSQEKDVKPVEEKKVARPIQIVEANEHNFELNATALEEVLLQKHVKDLNVVVVSVAGAFRKGKSFLLDFMLRYMHNRDKDSWIGGNDEPLTGFTWRGGCERETTGIQVWSEVFVVEKPDGSKVAVLLVDTQGAFDSQSTIKDSATVFALSTMTSSVQVYNLSSNIQEDDLQHLQLFTEYGRLAMEEVSEKPFQSLMFLIRDWCFPYEYCYGMKGGNEFLDKRLQVKHNQHEELQNVRNHIQHCFSNINCFLLPHPGLKVATNPKFDGRLRDIDEEFKKELAQLVPLLLAPSQLVEKEIGGNKVTCKDLLEYFKAYIKIYQGEELPHPKTMLQATAEANNLTAVAGAKDLYSKKMEQVCGGDKPYVAPADLKRCHEEIRDYSVSYFRSVKKMGGKEFCQRYQNQLESELEETYTNLTKQNDGKNIFYAARTPATLFAVMFITYVVSGVTGFIGLSTLATLANLVMGVALLSLCAWGYVKYSGEFREVGTIIDEVAEALWVQRMVRKVISKLLEPVRSCLAWPISLLPSLPSGATLELKALSTLNDSYKKTN
- the LOC134639787 gene encoding atlastin-2-like isoform X3 — encoded protein: MAAESGLVNRTHLENNYSHGLDGKGSKGVNGFKDCTISQRKAPKPEAKSEDDNDLFPRTMDLGKNISPTPQPKEGSQEKDVKPVEEKKVARPIQIVEANEHNFELNATALEEVLLQKHVKDLNVVVVSVAGAFRKGKSFLLDFMLRYMHNRDKDSWIGGNDEPLTGFTWRGGCERETTGIQVWSEVFVVEKPDGSKVAVLLVDTQGAFDSQSTIKDSATVFALSTMTSSVQVYNLSSNIQEDDLQHLQLFTEYGRLAMEEVSEKPFQSLMFLIRDWCFPYEYCYGMKGGNEFLDKRLQVKHNQHEELQNVRNHIQHCFSNINCFLLPHPGLKVATNPKFDGRLRDIDEEFKKELAQLVPLLLAPSQLVEKEIGGNKVTCKDLLEYFKAYIKIYQGEELPHPKTMLQATAEANNLTAVAGAKDLYSKKMEQVCGGDKPYVAPADLKRCHEEIRDYSVSYFRSVKKMGGKEFCQRYQNQLESELEETYTNLTKQNDGKNIFYAARTPATLFAVMFITYVVSGVTGFIGLSTLATLANLVMGVALLSLCAWGYVKYSGEFREVGTIIDEVAEALWVQVLKPVTEQYMGDNMRQTVMNSIRASLTEQGSQQTRLKTD
- the LOC134639787 gene encoding atlastin-2-like isoform X2, which encodes MAAESGLVNRTHLENNYSHGLDGKGSKGVNGFKDCTISQRKAPKPEAKSEDDNDLFPRTMDLGKNISPTPQPKEGSQEKDVKPVEEKKVARPIQIVEANEHNFELNATALEEVLLQKHVKDLNVVVVSVAGAFRKGKSFLLDFMLRYMHNRDKDSWIGGNDEPLTGFTWRGGCERETTGIQVWSEVFVVEKPDGSKVAVLLVDTQGAFDSQSTIKDSATVFALSTMTSSVQVYNLSSNIQEDDLQHLQLFTEYGRLAMEEVSEKPFQSLMFLIRDWCFPYEYCYGMKGGNEFLDKRLQVKHNQHEELQNVRNHIQHCFSNINCFLLPHPGLKVATNPKFDGRLRDIDEEFKKELAQLVPLLLAPSQLVEKEIGGNKVTCKDLLEYFKAYIKIYQGEELPHPKTMLQATAEANNLTAVAGAKDLYSKKMEQVCGGDKPYVAPADLKRCHEEIRDYSVSYFRSVKKMGGKEFCQRYQNQLESELEETYTNLTKQNDGKNIFYAARTPATLFAVMFITYVVSGVTGFIGLSTLATLANLVMGVALLSLCAWGYVKYSGEFREVGTIIDEVAEALWVQRMVRKVLKPVTEQYMGDNMRQTVMNSIRASLTEQGSQQTRLKTD